AGCACGTGATTGACCATGACTGACTCCCGATCCACCCCGCTCACCCGCTCGGACTACCAGACCCTGGGCCTGGCCGCGCTGGGCGGCGCGCTGGAAATCTACGATTTCATCATCTTCGCCTTCTTCGCCACCACGCTGAGCAAGCTGTTCTTCCCGCCCGACATGCCGGAGTGGCTGCGCCTGCTGCAGACCTTCGGCATCTTCGCCACCGGCTACCTGGCGCGGCCGCTGGGCGGCATCCTGATGGCGCACTACGCCGACCGGCTGGGCCGCAAGCGCGTGTTCAGCCTGACCATCCTGATGATGGCCGGCCCCTGCCTGCTGATCGGCCTGATGCCCACCTACGCCGACATCGGCATCCTGGCGCCGCTGCTGCTGCTGTCGCTGCGCATTCTGCAGGGCGCGGCCGTGGGCGGCGAAGTGCCCAGCGCCTGGTCCTTCGTCGCCGAGCATGCGCCGCGCGGCCGACGCGGCTACGCGCTGGGCGTGCTGCAGGCCGGGCTGACCTTCGGCTACCTGCTGGGCGCCCTGACCGCCACGCTGCTGGCGCGCGTGTTCACGCCGCAGGAGATGCTGGACTACGGCTGGCGCATCCCCTTTCTGCTGGGCGGGCCCTTCGGCCTGATTGGGGTCTGGCTGCGGCGCTGGCTGAGCGAGACGCCGGTGTTCCTGGCGCTGCGCGAGCGCCGGGACGCGCGCGCCGCCTACCCCTTGCTGGCCGTGCTGCGCCGGCACAAGCACACGCTGCTGCCGGCCGCTGTGCTGACCTGCGTGCTCACCTCCGCGGTGGTGGTGCTGGTGGTGGTGACCCCCACCCTGCTGCAGCAACGCTTCGGCATGCACGCCGACCGCGCCTTCGCGCTCAGCAGCGTGGGCATCGTGTTTCTGAACGTCGGCTGCGTAATCGCCGGCCACGTTTGCGATCGCATCGGCCAGCGCCGCAGCCTGGTCCTGTACAGCCTGCTGCTGCCGATCGGCATCGCCGCGCTGTACGCCGACCTGATCGCCGGCTGGGGCTGGCCCGGCCTGGCCTACGCCTTCGCCGGCCTGTGCTGCGGCATCGTCGGCGTGGTGCCATCCATCATGGTCGGCATGTTCCCGGCCGAGGTGCGGGTGTCGGGCATTTCCTTCACCTACAACGTTGCTTACTCGGCCTGGGCCAGCGTGACCCCGTTGCTGCTGATCGCCGCCATGCCATGGAGTCCGTGGATCTGCGTGCTCTATTGCGCAACCATGGCGCTGACCGGCTTGTTCTGCCTGCGTTCGGCCCGAAACACGCAGGAACCTTCGCTGGACGAAGCGCTCTACCAACACGGGTAAGCCGTCGGCGCGGCGGTTTGACTCGGCCGCGCCGGCCTGTT
This genomic window from Chromobacterium violaceum ATCC 12472 contains:
- a CDS encoding MFS transporter; its protein translation is MTDSRSTPLTRSDYQTLGLAALGGALEIYDFIIFAFFATTLSKLFFPPDMPEWLRLLQTFGIFATGYLARPLGGILMAHYADRLGRKRVFSLTILMMAGPCLLIGLMPTYADIGILAPLLLLSLRILQGAAVGGEVPSAWSFVAEHAPRGRRGYALGVLQAGLTFGYLLGALTATLLARVFTPQEMLDYGWRIPFLLGGPFGLIGVWLRRWLSETPVFLALRERRDARAAYPLLAVLRRHKHTLLPAAVLTCVLTSAVVVLVVVTPTLLQQRFGMHADRAFALSSVGIVFLNVGCVIAGHVCDRIGQRRSLVLYSLLLPIGIAALYADLIAGWGWPGLAYAFAGLCCGIVGVVPSIMVGMFPAEVRVSGISFTYNVAYSAWASVTPLLLIAAMPWSPWICVLYCATMALTGLFCLRSARNTQEPSLDEALYQHG